A region from the Falco peregrinus isolate bFalPer1 chromosome 19, bFalPer1.pri, whole genome shotgun sequence genome encodes:
- the ZBTB39 gene encoding LOW QUALITY PROTEIN: zinc finger and BTB domain-containing protein 39 (The sequence of the model RefSeq protein was modified relative to this genomic sequence to represent the inferred CDS: deleted 1 base in 1 codon): protein MGMRIKLHSTNHPNNLLKELNKCRLSETMCDVTILVGTRSFAAHKAVLACAAGYFQNLFLNTGLDAARTYVVDFITPANFEKILSFVYTSELFTDLINVGVIYEVAERLGMEDLLKACHSTFPDLESSAITKQPSLSMSEGRSGPLSSTSSEQSHSLGEIRSGGEHFGPERSYVLHGEVSGSYKEDDKNTVSEASQMLPLMHPQQPPKTEQESDQGQFAPTAGMATQPSLGSVNIIVQTTASSCQQYKVQSNGDYGKGSFFTADPSLDVSMGSNSCPSNSDHSKEQGFGQMDELQLEDLGEDELHFEDASEELGPSEEVIELSDDSEEELAFENDSRDSKAMPCQVCKKVLEPNIQLIRQHARDHVDLLTGNCKVCETHFQDRNSRVTHVLSHIGIFLFSCDMCETKFFTQWQLTLHRREGVFDNNVIVHPSDPLPGKIPMFGGGPGSELACAACGKPLAKDFHNVRNHILDHVNLKSQTCVVCDQRHLSLCSLMWHTLSHLGISVFSCSVCANSFVDRHLLEKHLAVHQNMEEALFRCHFCGQSFKLEAAYRYNVSQHKCGGSLDIRPSFGDRLQQQGLQKRKLPEEFLSEDLALQNQPGNSKYSCKVCGKRFAHTSEFNYHRRIHTGEKPYQCKVCHKFFRGRSTIKCHLRTHSGALMYRCTVCGHYSSTLNLMSKHIGVHKGSLPPDFTIEQTFMYIIHSKDAEKNTDS, encoded by the exons ATGGGCATGAGGATCAAGTTGCACAGCACCAATCACCCCAACAACCTGCTGAAGGAACTCAACAAGTGCAGGCTCTCCGAGACCATGTGCGACGTCACCATTTTGGTGGGCACCCGCTCCTTTGCTGCACATAAGGCTGTTCTGGCCTGTGCCGCAGGCTACTTCCAGAACCTCTTTCTGAACACGGGGCTGGATGCTGCTAGGACCTACGTAGTGGATTTCATCACGCCAGCCAACTTCGAGAAGATCCTCAGCTTTGTGTACACCTCAGAGCTCTTCACAGACCTGATCAATGTAGGCGTCATTTATGAGGTGGCAGAGCGGCTGGGCATGGAAGATCTGCTGAAGGCCTGCCACTCGACCTTCCCCGACCTGGAGAGCTCAGCCATCACGAAGCAACCCTCCCTGTCCATGAGCGAAGGCCGGTCAGGTCCTCTGAGCAGCACCTCCTCGGAGCAGAGCCATTCATTGGGGGAAATCCGGAGCGGCGGGGAACATTTTGGCCCCGAACGGAGTTACGTCTTGCATGGGGAGGTGTCAGGCAGCTACAAAGAGGACGACAAGAATACCGTGAGCGAAGCCAGTCAGATGCTTCCCCTGAtgcatccccagcagcctcccaaGACAGAGCAGGAATCAGACCAAGGGCAGTTCGCTCCCACCGCGGGGATGGCGACCCAGCCCAGCTTGGGCAGTGTGAACATCATTGTTCAAACCACTGCGAGCTCCTGCCAGCAGTATAAGGTCCAGAGCAACGGTGACTACGGCAAGGGCAGCTTCTTTACCGCTGATCCTTCCCTGGACGTCTCCATGGGGAGCAACTCCTGTCCCAGCAACAGTGACCACTCCAAAGAGCAAGGTTTCGGGCAGATGGATGAGCTTCAGCTGGAGGATTTGGGCGAGGACGAGCTGCATTTCGAAGATGCCAGTGAAGAGCTGGGCCCCTCAGAAGAAGTTATTGAGCTGAGCGACGACAGCGAAGAAGAGCTGGCCTTTGAGAACGACAGCCGGGACAGCAAGGCCATGCCCTGCCAGGTGTGCAAGAAGGTCCTGGAGCCCAACATCCAGCTGATCCGCCAGCACGCGCGGGACCATGTCGATCTGCTCACCGGGAACTGCAAGGTCTGTGAAACCCACTTCCAGGACCGGAACTCCAGGGTGACCCATGTTTTGTCCCACATCGgcatctttctcttctcctgtgACATGTGCGAGACCAAGTTCTTCACCCAGTGGCAGCTGACCCTCCACCGACGAGAAGGGGTCTTCGACAACAACGTTATCGTCCATCCCAGTGACCCGCTGCCGGGGAAGATCCCCATGTTTGGGGGGGGGCCTGGCTCAGAGCTGGCGTGCGCCGCCTGCGGGAAGCCTTTGGCCAAAGATTTCCACAACGTCCGCAACCATATCCTGGACCACGTGAACTTGAAAAGCCAGACGTGTGTCGTGTGTGACCAGAGGCACCTCAGCCTCTGCAGCCTGATGTGGCACACCCTGTCTCACCTGGGCATCTCGGTCTTCTCCTGCTCTGTTTGTGCCAACAGCTTTGTGGATCGGCACCTCCTGGAGAAGCACTTGGCCGTTCACCAGAACATGGAGGAGGCTCTTTTCCGATGCCACTTCTGCGGCCAGAGCTTCAAGCTGGAAGCGGCATATCGTTAC AACGTCAGCCAGCACAAGTGCGGGGGCAGCCTGGACATCCGACCCAGCTTTGGAGACCgtctccagcagcagggcctgCAGAAGAGGAAGCTGCCGGAGGAGTTCCTGAGTGAAGACCTGGCGCTGCAAAACCAGCCAGGCAACAGCAAGTACAGCTGCAAGGTCTGCGGAAAGAGGTTTGCCCACACCAGTGAGTTCAACTATCACCGGAGGATCCACACCGGAGAAAAGCCCTACCAGTGCAAGGTGTGCCACAAGTTCTTCCGCGGCCGCTCCACCATCAAGTGCCACCTGCGGACGCACTCGGGAGCCCTCATGTACCGCTGTACTGTGTGCGGGCATTACAGCTCCACGCTCAACCTTATGAGCAAGCACATAGGTGTGCATAAAGGCAGCCTGCCCCCAGACTTCACCATCGAACAGACTTTCATGTATATCATCCATTCCAAAGATGCGGAGAAAAACACGGACAGCTGA